A genomic window from Candidatus Nealsonbacteria bacterium includes:
- a CDS encoding GIY-YIG nuclease family protein, which translates to MYYIYILQSLKDMRTYVGYTNNLKRRLKLHNSGQVIATKHRKPLKLLFSEEFITAQEAKKREQYWKNGGGRKKLRQLFALK; encoded by the coding sequence ATGTATTACATATACATTCTCCAAAGCTTGAAAGACATGAGAACTTATGTTGGTTATACAAATAATTTGAAAAGAAGATTAAAACTGCACAATTCTGGACAAGTAATAGCCACAAAACATAGGAAACCATTAAAGCTACTATTCTCTGAAGAATTTATTACAGCGCAAGAAGCCAAAAAGAGAGAACAATACTGGAAAAACGGCGGCGGAAGAAAAAAATTGAGACAACTTTTTGCTCTAAAATAA
- the rplS gene encoding 50S ribosomal protein L19, protein MTNKNEKFNPALRNDFVDIRPGDTVRIHHKINISGQDKTQIFEGLVLARKHGKGISSTITVRKMVSGIGVEKIFPLHSPIIEKIEKVKRGKVRRAKLYYLREATGIRARLKASELEKEEKNKKEKKEVEIKK, encoded by the coding sequence ATGACGAATAAAAATGAAAAATTTAATCCCGCCTTAAGAAATGATTTTGTTGATATCCGTCCGGGAGATACAGTTAGGATTCACCATAAAATAAATATCAGCGGACAAGATAAAACTCAGATTTTTGAAGGTTTGGTGCTAGCCAGAAAACACGGAAAAGGAATTTCTTCTACCATTACCGTAAGAAAAATGGTTTCCGGAATCGGAGTGGAAAAAATATTCCCCTTGCACTCTCCAATTATTGAAAAAATAGAAAAAGTGAAAAGAGGAAAGGTAAGAAGGGCAAAGCTTTATTATTTAAGAGAAGCTACCGGCATTAGAGCGAGACTTAAAGCAAGCGAGTTAGAAAAGGAAGAAAAAAACAAAAAAGAGAAAAAAGAGGTTGAAATAAAAAAATAA
- a CDS encoding RluA family pseudouridine synthase: MELKIIYENDNVLVVDKTAGIIVFPEGSSPSGGEKTLIDYLIEKKPEIKKTGLSPRYGIVHRLDKDTSGILLVAKNNDSLLFLQKQFKEGLVAKKYLALVAGNIKENKGKIKTLIGRSLKDRRKQKAFFLEENPKGKREAETCYKVLKRFKGFTLLEIEPKTGRKHQIRCHLNSIGHPIAGDKLYSFKNQHCPKGLDRQFLHANYLKINLSPKENREFESKLPENLNKIIKTLKENDE, encoded by the coding sequence ATGGAGTTGAAAATTATTTACGAGAATGATAATGTTTTAGTGGTAGATAAAACAGCCGGAATTATTGTGTTTCCTGAAGGTAGTTCGCCGTCTGGCGGAGAGAAAACTTTGATTGATTATCTGATTGAGAAAAAACCGGAAATAAAAAAAACCGGACTTTCTCCAAGATATGGCATAGTCCACCGACTAGACAAAGACACTTCCGGAATTTTACTGGTAGCCAAGAACAATGATAGCTTATTGTTTTTACAAAAACAGTTTAAAGAAGGATTGGTAGCTAAAAAATATTTGGCCTTAGTAGCGGGAAATATAAAAGAGAATAAAGGTAAAATTAAAACCTTGATCGGCCGCTCGCTTAAGGACCGAAGAAAACAAAAGGCTTTCTTTTTGGAAGAAAATCCTAAAGGAAAAAGGGAAGCTGAAACCTGTTATAAGGTTTTAAAAAGATTTAAAGGATTTACCCTTTTGGAAATAGAGCCCAAAACCGGAAGAAAACATCAAATTAGGTGTCATTTAAACTCAATCGGACACCCCATTGCCGGAGACAAACTTTATAGCTTTAAAAATCAGCACTGTCCCAAGGGCTTGGACAGGCAATTTTTACACGCTAATTATCTTAAAATTAATTTATCGCCAAAAGAAAACAGGGAATTTGAGTCGAAATTGCCCGAAAATTTAAACAAAATAATTAAAACTTTAAAAGAAAATGACGAATAA
- a CDS encoding lyase family protein has protein sequence MESEEMVEENLRDIYDNISPIDYRYWRKEVGWYLSENGFTRYKLEVEASLANAVHRRGMCGLDILKEIEKACEQVTTAEVYIEEGKTKHDIRALVNCIQKRVSERARSVVHFTATSFDIVETANAARYRDVTMEVLLPSLIKLEEVLIILAKREAETLQIGRTHGQHAVPITFGFAIAEYVSRLGESILFLRRRANELVGKFSGASGAYNASSLFFSDPEIFEREVLSELRIKPGEYSTQIVMPEKLVRFFIEMILIGGILANLSRDMRNLQRTEIGEVGELFEENQVGSSTMPQKRNPINFENVESVWKILVGRVITLLLDQISEHQRDLTNSASARTLGEVIGYLVSITERLTKTMKKLQVDKVNLERNFNLQKGLIVAEPLYLILAALGHPDAHEKVRTLTLQSQKEHKNLEEIAMADPELKVYLSRMDSLQKRIISNPSEYVGIAPKKAMKVASNWNRKINSLKRKMAKAKK, from the coding sequence ATGGAGAGTGAAGAAATGGTAGAGGAAAACTTAAGAGATATATATGATAATATTTCTCCGATAGACTATCGTTATTGGAGAAAAGAAGTAGGCTGGTATCTTTCCGAAAACGGTTTTACTCGCTACAAACTAGAGGTAGAAGCATCTTTGGCAAACGCCGTCCATAGAAGAGGAATGTGTGGTTTAGACATTCTTAAAGAAATTGAAAAGGCATGTGAACAGGTTACTACAGCAGAAGTATATATTGAGGAAGGTAAAACCAAGCATGATATTCGAGCGCTCGTAAATTGTATCCAAAAAAGGGTCAGTGAACGGGCTCGATCTGTCGTTCATTTTACAGCAACATCTTTTGATATTGTAGAAACAGCCAATGCGGCACGTTATCGAGATGTAACCATGGAGGTTCTTCTTCCTTCTCTTATTAAGCTCGAAGAAGTGCTTATCATCTTAGCAAAACGTGAAGCTGAGACCCTTCAAATAGGCAGAACTCATGGTCAGCATGCCGTACCTATCACTTTCGGTTTCGCTATAGCAGAATATGTTAGTCGCTTGGGGGAATCTATCTTATTTTTAAGAAGAAGAGCAAATGAGTTAGTTGGTAAATTTTCTGGAGCATCCGGAGCTTACAATGCTTCATCATTGTTCTTTAGTGATCCCGAAATTTTTGAACGAGAAGTGCTATCTGAATTAAGAATTAAACCTGGAGAATATTCAACTCAAATCGTTATGCCAGAGAAGCTAGTGAGATTTTTTATTGAAATGATACTAATAGGTGGAATATTAGCTAATTTATCCAGAGATATGCGTAATCTTCAACGCACTGAAATCGGAGAAGTGGGAGAGCTGTTTGAAGAGAACCAAGTAGGTTCTTCAACGATGCCTCAAAAAAGAAATCCTATCAATTTTGAGAACGTAGAAAGTGTCTGGAAGATTCTGGTAGGTCGAGTTATAACTCTTCTTTTAGATCAAATCAGTGAGCATCAAAGAGATCTTACTAATTCTGCTTCTGCTCGTACCTTAGGCGAAGTCATCGGTTATTTGGTTTCTATAACAGAAAGGTTGACTAAAACAATGAAGAAGCTGCAAGTTGACAAGGTCAATCTTGAACGAAATTTCAATCTGCAAAAAGGCTTGATAGTAGCCGAACCACTTTATCTGATCTTAGCTGCTCTAGGGCATCCTGATGCTCACGAAAAGGTAAGAACTTTGACTCTTCAATCTCAGAAAGAGCATAAAAACTTAGAAGAAATCGCAATGGCCGATCCTGAACTGAAAGTATATTTATCAAGGATGGATTCCTTGCAGAAAAGGATTATTTCCAACCCTTCTGAGTACGTTGGTATTGCGCCGAAGAAAGCAATGAAAGTAGCTTCAAACTGGAATAGAAAAATCAACAGTCTAAAAAGAAAAATGGCAAAAGCAAAAAAATAA